One window of Herpetosiphon gulosus genomic DNA carries:
- a CDS encoding YkvA family protein, whose translation MRRQLAGWQQSARQLKQQLRVLLLAWRDRRVPWYAKALAICTLGYAFSPIDLIPDFIPVLGYLDDLLILPLGIMLTIKLIPSVVWQEYTIKAQQTPAQTKPVSYISAGLIIGLWLGAAWWAFNLLR comes from the coding sequence ATGCGTCGGCAACTCGCGGGTTGGCAACAATCGGCCCGCCAGCTTAAACAACAGCTACGGGTATTATTGTTGGCATGGCGTGATCGGCGTGTGCCGTGGTATGCCAAAGCCCTAGCAATTTGCACCTTGGGCTATGCTTTTAGCCCAATCGACCTAATTCCCGATTTTATTCCGGTGTTAGGCTATTTAGACGACCTTTTGATTTTGCCACTCGGCATTATGTTAACAATCAAACTCATTCCTAGCGTCGTTTGGCAAGAATATACAATCAAGGCCCAGCAAACTCCAGCCCAAACCAAGCCAGTTAGTTATATCAGTGCAGGCCTGATTATTGGGCTATGGCTTGGAGCAGCATGGTGGGCGTTTAATCTGCTACGCTAA
- the gnd gene encoding decarboxylating NADP(+)-dependent phosphogluconate dehydrogenase, which yields MDATADIGLIGLAVMGQNLVLNMNDHGFVVAVYNRTTSKVDQFLANEAQGTNVVGAHSLEELVGKLKRPRRVMLMIQAGSAVDATIDQLVPLLEPGDIIIDGGNSLFTDSNRRTADLEAKGLLFIGTGVSGGEEGARHGPSIMPGGSPAAWPHVQPIFQAIAAKVDDGSPCCDWVGEGGAGHFVKMVHNGIEYGDMQLIGETYDVMRSLGLSADEMSSVFGEWNAGKLDSYLIEITRDILAFRDSDGAPLVDKILDSAGQKGTGKWTVVSALDNGIPLTLIGEAVFSRFLSALKDERVHAASVISGPVDQPSVDRAALVNDLRDALYAAKIVSYTQGYMLMRAAAKEQGWNLNYGGIALMWRGGCIIRSAFLGKIEEAYRNNPELVNLLLDPYFSNEVQQSQAAWRRVIAHAVLAGIPVPALSSALAFFDGYRTGNLPANLLQAQRDYFGAHTYERIDAERGKFFHTNWTGKGGTTTAGTYQA from the coding sequence ATGGACGCAACAGCCGATATTGGCTTAATCGGGTTGGCCGTAATGGGCCAAAACTTGGTTTTGAACATGAACGACCACGGTTTTGTGGTCGCTGTCTATAATCGCACCACTAGCAAGGTCGATCAATTTTTGGCTAACGAGGCTCAAGGCACCAATGTTGTCGGGGCACATTCGTTAGAAGAATTGGTCGGCAAACTCAAGCGCCCACGCCGCGTGATGTTGATGATTCAGGCTGGAAGCGCGGTTGATGCCACAATCGATCAATTAGTGCCCTTGCTCGAACCAGGCGATATTATCATTGATGGTGGGAATTCGCTGTTTACCGATAGCAACCGCCGAACCGCTGATCTCGAAGCCAAAGGCTTGTTGTTCATTGGCACAGGGGTTTCTGGTGGCGAAGAAGGTGCACGCCATGGGCCATCGATTATGCCTGGTGGTTCGCCTGCCGCATGGCCGCATGTGCAGCCAATTTTCCAAGCCATCGCAGCCAAAGTTGATGATGGCTCGCCTTGTTGCGATTGGGTTGGCGAGGGCGGTGCAGGCCACTTCGTCAAGATGGTACATAACGGCATCGAATATGGCGACATGCAATTGATCGGCGAAACCTACGATGTCATGCGCTCGTTGGGCTTGAGCGCCGACGAGATGAGCAGCGTGTTTGGCGAATGGAACGCGGGTAAACTCGATTCATATCTGATCGAGATTACCCGCGATATTTTGGCCTTCCGCGATAGCGATGGCGCACCCTTGGTCGATAAGATTTTGGATAGCGCTGGTCAAAAAGGCACAGGCAAATGGACGGTCGTTTCCGCTTTGGATAATGGCATTCCGCTGACCTTGATCGGCGAAGCAGTGTTTAGCCGCTTTTTGTCAGCACTCAAAGATGAACGGGTGCACGCCGCCAGCGTAATCAGTGGACCAGTCGATCAGCCAAGCGTTGATCGTGCAGCCTTGGTTAACGATCTACGCGATGCCTTGTATGCTGCCAAAATTGTTTCATATACCCAAGGCTATATGTTGATGCGAGCCGCTGCTAAGGAACAAGGCTGGAATCTCAATTATGGCGGGATTGCCTTGATGTGGCGTGGTGGCTGTATCATTCGCTCGGCCTTCTTGGGCAAAATCGAGGAAGCCTACCGCAATAACCCCGAATTGGTGAACTTGTTGCTCGACCCCTATTTCAGCAACGAAGTGCAGCAATCGCAAGCAGCATGGCGACGGGTAATTGCTCACGCAGTGCTGGCAGGCATTCCAGTGCCAGCCTTATCGAGTGCCCTGGCCTTCTTCGATGGCTACCGCACGGGCAATTTGCCAGCCAACCTGTTGCAAGCCCAACGCGATTACTTCGGTGCTCACACCTACGAGCGCATCGATGCCGAACGTGGCAAGTTCTTCCACACCAACTGGACAGGCAAAGGCGGTACGACAACTGCTGGCACTTACCAAGCCTGA
- a CDS encoding DUF4367 domain-containing protein: MFKRMWSLMLVLTMVLAGCGQEDITAENIVTKIREGQANTNNVHAIMRVDYTSDQATGFIKAEVWSSKTGNKDAEGNEIKAFRAKILDANDAKMVGAEVVTDGTQGWFYDPAENKAYVGTAAELSESQMGQGQQDEEQGQGGRGRMDQTEMLGQLQGVVEKGLDALTITILGEEEVAGFNTYKVSIAPKSDAQQQLPIDLLVDINVWLEDTNWMPVKFVLDAKDMGNVSFAAETLEINKGIDLAIFSAQPPANAEIVKIADMIKEMEQAAPATDLTLDEAKTQAGFELLAPSETLGTSLSDVQLLTLAKATTVIQTYAGTDLEWTLVQAKGDDPDAKIQRGGTEVTVRGVQGTLIEGRGNVGVVLTWQEGDVTFVITGNIDGEQATKIAESLK; encoded by the coding sequence ATGTTCAAGCGAATGTGGAGCTTGATGCTCGTGTTAACAATGGTGTTAGCAGGCTGTGGTCAAGAAGATATCACGGCTGAAAACATCGTTACCAAAATTCGGGAAGGCCAAGCCAATACCAACAATGTTCATGCAATTATGCGCGTCGATTACACCTCAGATCAAGCGACTGGCTTTATCAAGGCCGAAGTTTGGTCGAGCAAAACTGGCAACAAAGATGCTGAAGGCAACGAAATCAAAGCCTTCCGCGCGAAAATTCTTGATGCCAACGATGCCAAGATGGTTGGCGCTGAAGTCGTGACTGATGGTACTCAAGGCTGGTTCTATGATCCTGCTGAAAATAAAGCTTATGTTGGCACTGCCGCTGAGTTGAGCGAATCGCAAATGGGACAAGGCCAACAAGACGAAGAGCAAGGCCAAGGCGGTCGCGGTCGCATGGATCAAACCGAAATGCTCGGCCAATTGCAAGGTGTAGTTGAAAAAGGCTTGGATGCCTTGACGATTACGATTTTGGGCGAAGAAGAAGTTGCCGGTTTCAATACTTACAAAGTTAGCATTGCGCCAAAATCAGATGCCCAACAACAATTGCCAATCGATTTGTTGGTTGATATCAACGTTTGGCTAGAAGATACCAACTGGATGCCAGTCAAGTTTGTGCTTGATGCGAAAGATATGGGCAACGTCAGCTTTGCCGCTGAAACCCTTGAAATCAATAAAGGCATCGATCTGGCAATTTTCAGCGCTCAGCCACCAGCTAATGCCGAAATCGTCAAGATCGCCGATATGATCAAGGAAATGGAACAAGCTGCTCCAGCTACCGATTTGACCTTGGACGAAGCCAAGACGCAAGCAGGCTTCGAACTGTTGGCTCCCAGCGAAACCTTGGGCACAAGCTTGAGCGATGTTCAATTGCTGACCCTTGCCAAAGCCACCACCGTAATTCAAACCTACGCTGGCACTGACTTGGAATGGACATTGGTTCAAGCCAAAGGTGATGATCCAGATGCGAAGATTCAACGTGGCGGCACTGAAGTAACCGTCCGTGGCGTTCAAGGCACCTTGATCGAAGGCCGTGGGAATGTTGGTGTGGTGTTGACCTGGCAAGAAGGCGATGTGACCTTCGTGATTACTGGCAACATCGATGGCGAACAAGCCACCAAGATTGCCGAAAGCCTCAAGTAA
- a CDS encoding tetratricopeptide repeat protein encodes MTEQSIDELLRSAKAAANQGNTEQARKLLSNIVQRDPNHEQAWLWLSGVVDSADKMRYCLDRVLTINPANQLALSALEDFAELAEQRFRNQTKPLETPTPPIASQTEPLETPAAPKQPTKPRPRARNVAMPRPRPESMIESGSVQEVLQGHQRTTWGYIGLWSGLVAVHMLLLRAPNLAQQSLVQAIGVVLQLGLIIAIIQLPAWWLLLNNQSRIQHETLGRTTYLALLSAMLWRSSLLLIAGIGVGLLGVWWGEPWLAVLRLAQLLIVAWSVFNLMTQLLRPAIPGLELDRATSAKMTQASLIWFCLWAVSLIGAWLW; translated from the coding sequence ATGACCGAACAATCGATTGACGAATTATTGCGCTCAGCCAAAGCGGCGGCCAATCAAGGTAATACTGAACAAGCGCGAAAATTGTTGAGCAACATTGTGCAACGCGACCCCAACCACGAGCAAGCATGGCTCTGGCTGAGCGGCGTGGTTGATTCTGCCGATAAAATGCGCTACTGCTTGGATCGGGTGCTGACGATTAATCCAGCCAATCAGCTAGCACTTTCAGCTTTGGAAGATTTTGCTGAGCTTGCTGAGCAGCGTTTTCGCAACCAAACCAAGCCACTGGAAACGCCAACCCCGCCAATTGCTAGCCAAACCGAGCCACTGGAAACCCCAGCCGCGCCAAAACAGCCAACCAAGCCGCGACCGCGTGCTCGCAATGTGGCTATGCCGCGTCCACGCCCCGAATCGATGATTGAATCGGGATCAGTGCAAGAGGTATTGCAAGGCCATCAACGCACGACTTGGGGCTATATTGGGCTTTGGTCAGGTTTGGTGGCGGTGCATATGTTGTTATTGCGTGCCCCCAATTTAGCCCAGCAAAGCTTGGTGCAAGCGATTGGCGTGGTGCTACAACTGGGGCTGATTATTGCAATTATTCAACTGCCAGCATGGTGGTTATTATTAAACAACCAAAGCCGCATTCAGCACGAAACCTTGGGGCGAACAACCTATTTGGCTTTGTTGAGTGCCATGCTTTGGCGTAGTAGTTTGCTACTAATTGCAGGGATTGGTGTGGGCTTGCTCGGTGTTTGGTGGGGTGAGCCATGGTTGGCGGTTTTGCGCTTAGCCCAATTATTGATTGTTGCTTGGAGCGTGTTTAATTTAATGACCCAACTCCTGCGGCCAGCTATTCCAGGCTTAGAGCTTGATCGGGCGACGAGTGCCAAAATGACCCAGGCCAGCTTGATTTGGTTTTGTCTCTGGGCTGTCAGTTTGATTGGGGCATGGCTTTGGTGA